The genomic region CCTCCTGAGGCACCACCCGCCGGGCCTCTTCGAAAACCTCCCTTGCTTCCCGGAACCGGGAAGCCGCCCGGAGCTCTTCCCCTTTTTCGTAAAGCTTTTGTGCGTCCATAACACCTCCATTATACCCATGGTACAATGGCTGTGGAAGCTCGCAAAAAGGGAGGAACGCCATGAAGTACCGTGAAATCCCCATGAAAGCTCAAAAAAGCATTGCCCTCATAGCCCACGACAACAAAAAGGAAGAGCTCCTGGAGTGGGCAAAATTCAACTGCGGGACACTGGCTCGGCACAAGCTCTACGCCACGGGAACAACGGGGGAGATTCTCGAGCGAGAACTCGGTCTTTCCATTGTGAAACTCGAAAGCGGGCCTCTTGGAGGAGACCAGCAAATCGGGGCAAAAATCGCCGAAGGAGAAATCGATTTCCTCATTTTCTTCTGGGACCCCTTGGAGCCCTTGCCTCACGATCCCGATGTGAAAGCTCTCCTCCGTATTGCGGTGGTCTGGAACATTCCTATTGCCTGCAACCGGGCCTCAGCGGATTTTCTCATTTCCTCGCCTCTCATGCACGGGGAGTACAAGCGTTTGGTTCCCGAGTACTCAAGTTACCGGGAACGTCTCCGGGTGAAGGAGTAAAGGGGGCGCAGCAATGCACGAAGAAATCTTCTGGGTCCGGACATTTCCCCGACCGAGAATCGTGGTGAGCAAATGCCTCGGCTTTGCTCCCTGCCGCTACGATGGAGCAATTATTGAAGACCCATTCGTTCGCTCCCTCGCGCCTTACGTTGATTTCATCCTCGTCTGTCCAGAAGTGGCAATCGGTCTTGGCATCCCCAGAAAGCCCATCCGAATTGTCCTCAAAAGGGGAAGGAAATACCTACTTGAAGAAGGGACCGAAAGAGATTTCGCCGAGGCTATGGAACATTTTTCGGAAACATTTCTCAATCTTGAAGGAATCCAGGGTTTCATCCTCAAAGCGAAATCTCCCTCCTGTGGTCTCAAAGACACCAAAATCCATGCACCTCAGGGAAAAGTCCTCGCCCTGGGAAACGGCCTGTTTGCCGAAGCCGTGCTCAGAAAGTACCCTCACCTTGCTGTCGAAAGCGAGAAGCGCCTTGAGAATCTTGCCATCCGCGAACACTTCCTCCAGAAAATCTTTGCCCTGGCCGACCTTGAAGAAACCCTAAGGACAAAATCCCTTGGGAAACTCGTGGATTTCCACAACCGCTACAAGCTCTTCCTCCTTGCCCACCACCAGAGGGAAACGCAAATCCTTGGGAAAATTGTCGCCCAGGCAAAGGAAAACATAGAACATGCCTTCAAAGTGTACAAAGAGCACTTTTACAGGGCTATACAGAAAGCCATGAACCGCAGACTCGTTACCAATGTCCTCTACCACGTCCTTGGCTACTTCAAGGATAAAATCACGCCTCGGGAAAAAGAGTTCTTCCTTCGCCTCCTTGAGGATTTC from Candidatus Caldatribacterium sp. harbors:
- a CDS encoding methylglyoxal synthase; this encodes MKYREIPMKAQKSIALIAHDNKKEELLEWAKFNCGTLARHKLYATGTTGEILERELGLSIVKLESGPLGGDQQIGAKIAEGEIDFLIFFWDPLEPLPHDPDVKALLRIAVVWNIPIACNRASADFLISSPLMHGEYKRLVPEYSSYRERLRVKE
- a CDS encoding DUF1722 domain-containing protein, which encodes MHEEIFWVRTFPRPRIVVSKCLGFAPCRYDGAIIEDPFVRSLAPYVDFILVCPEVAIGLGIPRKPIRIVLKRGRKYLLEEGTERDFAEAMEHFSETFLNLEGIQGFILKAKSPSCGLKDTKIHAPQGKVLALGNGLFAEAVLRKYPHLAVESEKRLENLAIREHFLQKIFALADLEETLRTKSLGKLVDFHNRYKLFLLAHHQRETQILGKIVAQAKENIEHAFKVYKEHFYRAIQKAMNRRLVTNVLYHVLGYFKDKITPREKEFFLRLLEDFRRGYVPFPVLTSLVESWIIRFEEPYLARQIFFRPYPEALRPKGTGDLLPERDFWKGG